One window of Candidatus Chlorobium masyuteum genomic DNA carries:
- a CDS encoding NACHT domain-containing protein, producing MSTLPGGPADKFGNIHEALWGVVGMSKVLGGQADAIRIEEPGTDGAEFYLESAGIKEHWQAKRQVLSQKTWSLKLLKTEGILKFFWQRANAGESCVFASITDAPDLRGLSENARDAQDWSEFQYKFLAAACWKKPFDELEKYLGASESKDVFAFLRQVNVEGARESTLELLLIPIFKASFTGFPQTALAILRDLYTSSVHRKLTADDILKHLESHGITTRSLPVSKELRDSLQSITKTYIAGQRAKLIRGRSITRQTATDVFEKIKSSERSLDILVTASAGGGKSAGLLQVVEGLVAIGIPVLAFRLDRIEPVASTEALGQKLNLPESPAIVLSQCNPGQAVVLLIDQLDFVSATSGRHPDFFEVVAALAEEVRGMRVSRQIHLLMACRQFDFDNDSRIRRLLPANESPVLLDLLSDEEVRNEIQADGGEPAKLTTKQIDLLRLPQNLALFIDSGLGKENAPTFITQKELFDRYWDTKRRAVNERRTQDSAQWGEVIAKLTKVMSLSEELSVPKGRLDEFSPEFLDVMVAEGVLSVEGKRYGFGHESFFDYCFARNVAAGDIEFVAILENDQQELFRRAQLRQVLVYLRDDDFSRYINNTGQALASPHIRSHLKLLVLELIAAFPDPQDEEFNVLLPYLETEFAIRRSSVQNNNRIATRALAAFIGSRTLFDVADRLGYITSWLVSGEEWLEDQMAFYLRRQSEFHGDRVAELLEPFVGRVDRWKNRLRYIMEWVGGHLGKSRRLFDLFLQLLDDGTLDNARGPIASNSTFWSILYSLAKDRAAWYAEVAAHWLDRQVVIAQISVSEGEKQYLRLEDQFGGDNLIKCATAAPQSFLEHLLPAILRASESFKNADHGGLLRDRIWSMRFSFEYITLKEAYLKSCEMAIEQIGSTNPESLRPLITSLSQSRLYVANNFLLTALLAAPKIFAEEAMNLLADEPERFHCGFSNNPILATRTLVEKCSTYCSEECFQKVEKAILSFTSHYELSTEGLPYQGQSAYELASALAPCRISAELRSQLAEWQVKFGDCPKTSITPRCCGDVSPIPKEKAQDMSDEQWLQAIAKYNNEERDFDFEHSQQGGASELAILLREFVVQNPARFALLALRFPQNTNASYFMNVLYGLKQDSVDPLLKIEGARRVFHSGHTESLKAALDLLGTIVGIFLPDDAIHFIQTMATEHPDPEPSDTNEDDLLLRGINSVRGHALGVISGLIFYDTKYLTVFEHTIELCVCDPSLAVRACSASTILAVAEHDPVGAIVLFKQLLDADDILLTVPHVERFLAQCLKQYAGDLRDIIERMLISENKEAMQAGGRLACLARIYHPSLDELSELALMGNSSSRLGAAQIARQNLTQINCRSWCEMALLRLFNDRDEIVRREAARCFWILWHDPELSLADYNELITSFLVSQSFVEEPTFLLHALEATRQRVPEAILDICEMFVAKCSEQARDIRTSIAGDEMTVGKLVFRAYAQLKAMPMRKRALNLIDEMCAEGLQSAGLHLSEFER from the coding sequence ATGAGCACTCTACCGGGCGGTCCCGCAGATAAATTTGGCAACATACACGAAGCGCTCTGGGGTGTCGTTGGAATGAGTAAGGTGCTTGGAGGTCAAGCTGATGCTATCCGCATTGAGGAACCGGGGACTGATGGTGCTGAGTTCTATCTTGAGAGCGCTGGAATCAAGGAACACTGGCAGGCTAAGCGGCAAGTTCTAAGCCAAAAGACTTGGTCACTCAAACTCCTTAAAACGGAAGGAATTCTTAAATTTTTTTGGCAGCGTGCCAATGCTGGTGAATCATGTGTTTTCGCGTCCATCACTGATGCGCCTGATCTTCGAGGACTTTCGGAAAATGCACGAGATGCGCAGGACTGGTCAGAGTTTCAATATAAGTTTCTTGCTGCTGCGTGTTGGAAAAAACCTTTTGATGAGCTTGAAAAGTATTTAGGTGCTTCTGAGAGCAAGGATGTCTTTGCTTTTTTGCGCCAAGTAAATGTAGAAGGTGCCCGCGAATCAACTCTTGAATTACTTTTGATTCCGATATTCAAAGCATCGTTCACGGGGTTTCCTCAAACAGCACTTGCTATCCTGCGGGATCTTTACACCTCAAGCGTCCATCGAAAGTTAACAGCAGACGATATCCTCAAACATCTCGAATCACATGGCATTACTACGCGCTCATTGCCTGTTAGCAAAGAGCTTCGCGACTCCTTGCAAAGCATAACTAAGACCTATATCGCAGGGCAGCGAGCCAAGCTTATCAGAGGAAGGAGTATAACGCGCCAAACCGCAACGGATGTTTTTGAGAAGATTAAATCCAGCGAGCGATCCCTTGATATACTGGTTACAGCTTCTGCAGGTGGAGGGAAAAGTGCTGGTTTATTGCAGGTGGTTGAGGGGTTGGTTGCCATCGGTATTCCCGTTCTTGCCTTTCGCCTTGATCGCATTGAACCCGTTGCATCTACCGAAGCACTTGGCCAGAAACTTAATCTTCCCGAATCTCCAGCGATCGTGCTTTCGCAGTGTAATCCTGGTCAAGCAGTAGTTCTTTTAATTGATCAACTTGATTTTGTCAGCGCAACCTCTGGCAGGCATCCAGACTTTTTTGAAGTTGTTGCGGCCTTGGCCGAGGAGGTACGGGGTATGCGTGTATCGCGCCAGATTCATCTCTTGATGGCCTGCCGACAGTTTGACTTCGATAATGACAGCAGAATAAGAAGGCTATTGCCAGCGAACGAATCTCCAGTTTTGTTAGATCTTCTGTCTGATGAAGAAGTTAGGAATGAAATTCAGGCTGATGGAGGCGAGCCCGCAAAACTTACTACCAAACAAATCGATCTTCTAAGGCTTCCGCAGAATCTTGCTTTGTTTATTGACTCAGGATTAGGGAAAGAAAACGCACCAACTTTTATTACCCAAAAGGAGCTTTTCGACCGGTATTGGGATACCAAACGCCGCGCAGTTAATGAGCGACGGACACAAGATTCAGCGCAGTGGGGGGAAGTTATTGCAAAACTCACGAAAGTGATGAGCCTGAGTGAGGAGCTTTCTGTGCCAAAAGGGAGACTGGATGAATTTTCACCGGAGTTTCTCGACGTGATGGTTGCTGAAGGGGTACTTAGCGTTGAGGGAAAACGTTATGGGTTTGGCCATGAAAGTTTCTTCGATTACTGTTTTGCCCGGAATGTCGCTGCTGGTGATATTGAATTTGTTGCGATTTTAGAGAACGACCAACAGGAGCTGTTTCGCCGAGCACAGTTGCGGCAAGTTCTTGTTTATTTGCGGGACGATGACTTCTCTCGATACATTAATAACACCGGACAGGCGCTTGCCAGTCCTCATATCCGATCGCATTTGAAGTTGCTTGTACTGGAGCTTATCGCGGCTTTTCCCGACCCACAAGATGAGGAGTTCAACGTTCTTTTGCCATATTTGGAAACTGAGTTTGCGATTCGCCGGAGTAGCGTTCAAAATAATAATAGAATCGCTACCCGTGCATTGGCTGCTTTCATTGGTTCTCGCACTTTATTCGATGTGGCTGACAGGCTTGGATATATCACAAGTTGGCTCGTATCTGGAGAGGAGTGGCTGGAAGACCAGATGGCTTTTTATTTGCGTCGACAATCAGAATTTCATGGTGACCGTGTGGCTGAGTTGCTTGAACCGTTTGTTGGACGAGTTGACAGGTGGAAAAATCGGCTTCGCTACATTATGGAATGGGTAGGGGGGCATCTTGGCAAGAGTCGGCGTTTATTTGATCTTTTCTTGCAGCTTTTGGACGATGGAACGCTCGATAATGCACGTGGTCCGATTGCATCAAACTCTACATTCTGGAGTATTCTTTACAGCCTTGCGAAAGATCGGGCAGCGTGGTATGCGGAAGTTGCGGCACATTGGCTTGACCGCCAAGTTGTCATTGCTCAAATTTCTGTTTCGGAAGGAGAAAAACAATATTTGCGACTTGAAGATCAATTTGGTGGAGATAACCTTATAAAATGTGCAACAGCGGCACCGCAAAGTTTTCTTGAACATCTGTTGCCTGCCATCCTTCGTGCATCTGAATCCTTCAAGAATGCTGATCATGGTGGCTTATTGCGGGATAGAATCTGGTCAATGCGTTTCAGTTTTGAGTACATCACTCTCAAAGAAGCATATCTCAAGTCATGTGAAATGGCGATTGAGCAAATTGGTTCCACCAATCCTGAATCTTTAAGGCCTTTGATTACCTCGCTTAGTCAGAGCCGACTGTATGTTGCCAACAATTTTCTCTTGACGGCCCTTCTTGCTGCACCGAAGATATTTGCAGAGGAGGCAATGAATCTGCTGGCAGATGAACCGGAACGTTTTCATTGCGGGTTTTCGAATAATCCAATTTTGGCTACTCGCACCCTCGTTGAAAAGTGTTCCACATATTGCTCTGAGGAATGCTTTCAAAAAGTTGAGAAAGCGATTCTTTCATTCACTTCACACTATGAACTTTCTACTGAGGGGTTACCATATCAAGGACAATCAGCTTATGAGTTAGCTTCGGCACTTGCTCCATGCCGAATTAGTGCTGAATTGCGCTCTCAGCTTGCCGAGTGGCAGGTGAAGTTCGGCGATTGTCCAAAGACATCAATTACTCCTCGCTGTTGTGGTGACGTCTCGCCAATTCCTAAAGAGAAAGCGCAAGATATGTCTGATGAACAATGGCTGCAAGCTATTGCGAAGTATAACAATGAAGAGAGAGACTTCGACTTTGAACACTCACAGCAAGGTGGTGCATCCGAGTTGGCTATTCTTTTGCGAGAATTCGTTGTTCAGAATCCGGCTCGGTTCGCACTCCTCGCGCTCCGGTTTCCGCAGAATACTAACGCGAGCTATTTCATGAATGTCCTATATGGGCTGAAGCAAGATTCTGTTGATCCACTACTTAAAATTGAGGGAGCACGACGTGTATTTCACTCTGGACATACAGAGAGTCTAAAGGCTGCTCTTGACTTGCTTGGAACAATCGTAGGGATCTTTCTTCCCGATGATGCAATCCACTTTATTCAAACGATGGCGACGGAGCATCCTGATCCAGAGCCGAGTGATACGAATGAAGATGATTTGTTACTCAGGGGAATAAACTCAGTTCGTGGACATGCTCTTGGCGTGATTAGTGGTCTGATATTTTATGACACAAAATACTTGACGGTGTTCGAACACACGATCGAGCTGTGTGTCTGCGATCCAAGCCTCGCCGTTCGAGCTTGTTCGGCGTCCACAATTCTTGCTGTTGCGGAGCATGATCCAGTGGGTGCTATAGTGTTATTTAAACAACTTCTTGACGCTGATGATATTCTTTTGACTGTGCCCCACGTAGAACGCTTTTTAGCTCAATGTTTGAAACAGTATGCGGGTGACTTGCGTGATATTATTGAACGAATGCTTATTTCGGAAAACAAGGAGGCAATGCAGGCTGGTGGAAGATTGGCCTGTTTGGCACGAATCTATCATCCGAGTCTTGATGAGCTTTCAGAATTAGCTTTGATGGGCAATTCTTCTTCTCGCCTTGGAGCAGCGCAGATTGCGAGACAAAACCTTACCCAGATAAATTGCCGGTCATGGTGTGAAATGGCCTTGTTACGACTTTTTAATGATAGAGATGAAATCGTTCGGCGAGAAGCTGCTCGTTGTTTTTGGATTTTATGGCACGATCCAGAACTATCACTTGCTGATTATAATGAGTTAATTACTTCTTTTTTGGTCAGCCAATCTTTTGTCGAAGAACCTACTTTCTTGCTGCATGCGCTTGAAGCGACTCGTCAGCGTGTACCGGAAGCAATTCTCGATATTTGCGAAATGTTCGTGGCGAAATGTTCAGAGCAAGCACGGGACATCCGTACGTCAATAGCTGGGGATGAAATGACTGTTGGAAAGCTTGTTTTTCGCGCTTATGCTCAGTTGAAAGCCATGCCAATGCGAAAGCGGGCTTTAAATTTGATCGATGAGATGTGTGCCGAAGGATTGCAGAGCGCTGGACTGCACCTTTCAGAGTTTGAACGTTGA